The genomic stretch ATACTCTCATGGGTCTCATGGATTAAATTGATAACTGACAACTATGTAAATAATCTATGTTAATATTGATGTCAACAGAAAACATAAGTATGTCAACTACATTTAGTTGACATACAAATGTCTTCATGTTGACGTTTATAGAGTGGGTTGTTGACATAGTTATTAGTTATCAATTTAAAATAGTTATCAACTAATTATATCCTTTACCCTCATTTTATATACTTTATTTACAAATACGTGATTCACCATTAGGTACATTAGTTAACAAAGAAACAACAAAATAAAGTTATTTTTCCATTCACAAAATAGTAtaaaagaacaaaataaaataaagttatttttccattcacaaaatatattactactatcCAACTTTAACTAAAATTTAACTATGCGTGTATTAGCTACTTCTAAAATGGACGAAGTACTATGCTCTATTTGTTCGCGAGTAATAGAGTCAGTTTGACTTggtacgaattttaagaaatataatgcaAAGGATTCGAAAGTGGTAGTGGAAGGGTGAgccatattttatatattagttttatactaataaaatgtgagtggaattaAGTTAGtagaaaattgtaaaataagaCAATTAAGCAATATTTTACCAAAGTGTAGCCAGACAATGGATGAATTCATGGCATAATAGTAATGCTAATTATACTCATACCCACAAAGCACTAATGTACATaaagaacaaaacaaaaaaaaacgcgATTTTCCTTGCTTGACGGTCACTTCAACTTTAATTTAAGTCTAagatttcaaattaaataaaaacaaatgtaCTACATACATACGTACGCATAATATCTACACATACTATTTCCCTTCTCTATCCTTTTGAATAATCTCTCTCATTATCTAGCACATCCATTGAAACGCACTAGTACATAGGTTGGACCCTCATCATATCCAAATCTTGCATGAAAATGTGTAcatgaaattaatttattgtCCCCATCAACCTCTTGTCCGAACTATAGTGATTGTGCCTCTCCCTTGTGTATGAATTCTTGTGAAGGCCACCACAGCCTTGCCTGACAGACCTAGTCCGTCAGGCGAGACTAGTGGCCGACAAGCAAAGTCACCCACAGGGTGTCGGACCGGCCGCGTCGGGGGCATTAGGATTCTCTCGTTGATGTCATTTAGCGTTGCATCCCCTTCGAATCCCCCCGGCTTCACTAGAGCAAATGGGTATACCACTTTTGCCACCGccctctttttccttttttcaccACTACCACCTGATACAGTTAATTAAAGTGTTACTTGAGTTATGGAAATAATAATGAATGAATAATTTAGAAGTTGTTGACTTTAAATACTCAGTTTCACATTTTTATAACTTCTCATACGAAAAGATAAATTGATTAGCCGAAAAGCCGTAGTTAAATAAAACTCTTTTGGAATAAGATGTGAAGCAAAGTATATATGCCGACTGATTTAATTTGGGCAAATTGAAGTATAGCTTGACTTTAATTTGTACAGTCTTTctttattaattaaagtttctCTCTTTACTTGTAATTAAAGGACAATTCTTTGTGAGGAAAAGACAAGTGCAGGGAACACTTTGAGGGACAAAGATTCTTTAGGAAAGAAATCTAactcaacaaaattaaaaatgattgtTGGTAATTTGTAGAGTTAGAAAAGAAAAGTAGTTACCAGAAGCAAAAATATTGGGGTCTATGCAATATAGGTTTTCTTTCTCAGGTGATTCTTTCTGAGAAGACGAATCATAGGTTTCCGAAACAGCACCATCTTCAGGGCTTTTCAATTCTGCCACACTTTGTATTTTTAGTTCCAAATTCGgaatttataataatttgtaAAGTGAAACGAGATGAATTACCGGAAATGGTGTCGAATTCGGTCATTTGATTGAAATTTTGGATCAGATTTGACGTCCAGCAGTTCTGCGCATAATcaattaaaatgttaaaaatggcaatgcatatgtatgtatgtatgtatgtattcacacacaaataccTTGATAGAAGTGTCGATGATCCTTCTTCGTTTGGAGGTGAATTGAAAGAGGACATCTTGGAGGTATCCGGTGGAGAAGCGATGGCATTCATCGTCAATAAATGAGGATTGATCGAATTGTAGGCTTCTCTCCATGTCTGATTAAATTAGGaacaattaatttaatgttGTTCAGTGTAAGAGTGATACGATTCTTcacttaattagtttagatttattaagattttgcatatctttacgtatatttatttcttgttcGATAAGTTAGgatttagtattataaatagggaagaATGTGATCATTTGAAGCAATCAAGGAAATACAATATTAATCTTTTGCCCAACGACGAGTTGAGAATTATCTTTTACTAAGATCtcgcgctgcccgacggagaggaattcccgcgcacagccggttctTGCTACCGCCGATCCTTCGTTAGGACGCCGGTAAAACGGGATACGACGTAGggtcgtatcatctggtgctttcatccgtGAGCTCATGAGCCGTTTCCACAATAACGGTGAATCAGTGTGGGGCGTTAATCGCCCGGAAGAAGAATGAATATGAAGGCACATACATTGAGACATGTCTGCGTTGAAAACTCCAAGATTATGAGCTATGGATGACCTCTGCACATTACCACTGAAAGCTATGGACTCAAGTTCCTCCATCATTctatctctccctctccctccccctccccctcctaTTATGgagttatttatatatttatttaagacGGGCAAATTGCCTCTTTTAAAATAATTGCAATGGGAGATAAATTTTACTTACATTATTCTAAAATAAGTCATCATGATGACATAAATTGTTGTCCATGTATTTTGATCTATTCATGCATTAAGGGAATTAAGTCATTTTCTTCCACAGTTAGACATGGGACATGCTTGAACTTCATAAAAATACTAATTGTTTATAGCAACTTCTATACAAATAACGGGCGTGATCAATTGCAaattttcttaagttgctaactcagctaactcatcaacgcagtatattaaaaatatcagcacaatgacattaaaatgtcaagaCATAATTTTGGTGACATTTCAATATGTTGTGTTGATATtatatattgacattttaatgtcattgtgttgatatttttaatatactgcGTTGATGAATTaacagagttagcaacttaaaaagttagcaatataacacaccctCTATGTTACATGTCTCATGCAAGCATTATTTATATACATTGCTCGCATATCATCTAGCACATGTTAGCTTTAGttctttttgtttttcaatttaGTTTGATTCCAATGGTTTAAAAGTTATCATTAATGTCATTACTTgtacaaatttcaaataaattaataaaagaacatttttttaaaaaaatttagaaaattaatGGCATCAACAATAATTtgagtataattttaaaatcaaatagataaaatataaaaataatactaacatGAAATAAAAAAGAGCGGTATCACATAAGATCATGGGCGGACACAAATGCAAATTTCAAGGTATTGAAGGCCTTACtagaattatttttaaaattttttaaaatttataaaaatttgatGTAAATTGTTATTGAAAAAACATCTACTATCAATTATCTATATCAGTTAAAaagtatatttaaataaaatttataaaatattgaatCAATCTAAACCTTTTTCCTACATCCACTCATGCCTAAGACATGCAACATAACATCTCATTctatatatattcattataaACATATTCTAATTTCTCATCGTCGTCCTATTAATTATTCATCATCAATGCACATATATCCAGCAATTCACTTATATTTAGGTTAAA from Salvia splendens isolate huo1 chromosome 15, SspV2, whole genome shotgun sequence encodes the following:
- the LOC121767677 gene encoding uncharacterized protein LOC121767677 isoform X1; protein product: MMEELESIAFSGNVQRSSIAHNLGVFNADMSQYMERSLQFDQSSFIDDECHRFSTGYLQDVLFQFTSKRRRIIDTSIKNCWTSNLIQNFNQMTEFDTISELKSPEDGAVSETYDSSSQKESPEKENLYCIDPNIFASGGSGEKRKKRAVAKVVYPFALVKPGGFEGDATLNDINERILMPPTRPVRHPVGDFACRPLVSPDGLGLSGKAVVAFTRIHTQGRGTITIVRTRG
- the LOC121767677 gene encoding uncharacterized protein LOC121767677 isoform X2, whose protein sequence is MMEELESIAFSGNVQRSSIAHNLGVFNADMSQYMERSLQFDQSSFIDDECHRFSTGYLQDVLFQFTSKRRRIIDTSIKNCWTSNLIQNFNQMTEFDTISGGSGEKRKKRAVAKVVYPFALVKPGGFEGDATLNDINERILMPPTRPVRHPVGDFACRPLVSPDGLGLSGKAVVAFTRIHTQGRGTITIVRTRG